The following coding sequences lie in one Carcharodon carcharias isolate sCarCar2 chromosome 5, sCarCar2.pri, whole genome shotgun sequence genomic window:
- the LOC121277755 gene encoding histone H2A-beta, sperm-like has translation MSGHSKTRGKGHTKAKTRSSRAGLQLPVSHIHQMLHKGHSAERVGAGVPIYLAAVLEYLTAEILELTGNMAQDNKKTCIIPRHQQLAIRNDKELNKLCGNIVDFAWNMLTTFGNLLVIPFWQEEENRWKDHMDLQLHKEEESL, from the exons ATGTCTGGCCATAGTAAAACCAGAGGCAAAGGGCATACCAAGGCAAAGACTCGTTCCTCCAGAGCCGGTCTCCAGTTGCCTGTCAGCCATATCCACCAGATGCTGCACAAGGGTCACTCTGCCGAGCGTGTTGGGGCTGGAGTCCCCATCTACTTGGCTGCCGTCCTTGAGTACCTGACAGCCGAGATCCTTGAGCTGACTGGCAACATGGCTCAGGACAACAAGAAGACCTGCATCATCCCCCGCCACCAGCAGCTCGCCATCCGCAATGACAaggagctcaacaagct GTGTGGAAATATTGTGGACTTTGCTTGGAACATGTTGACAACCTTCGGGAACCTTTTGGTTATTCCATTCTGGCAAGAGGAAGAGAACAGATGGAAGGATCACATGGATCTACAGTTGCATAAGGAAGAGGAAAGCTTGTAG